The Deinococcus koreensis genome window below encodes:
- a CDS encoding contact-dependent growth inhibition system immunity protein, with translation MRKPKASGQKKRKPIDTASSLAQLYQLRQPFSVGPDGQPSTFGSGLIDRCERLLVKPLRQFEPGDLRVMLYQQFYPETLVPLALPLLEQEPLLDGDGYPGDLLSSVLHQNASFWRNSPDLLSRIKTVVDQALSENGLSESERVSIEAFKAKMERPFADVLK, from the coding sequence GTGCGTAAGCCGAAAGCGAGTGGGCAGAAGAAACGCAAGCCTATAGACACCGCGAGTTCACTCGCTCAGCTCTATCAACTTCGTCAACCGTTCAGTGTCGGGCCAGACGGCCAGCCATCGACGTTTGGTTCTGGCCTGATAGACCGCTGTGAGCGCCTGCTGGTCAAACCTCTGCGGCAATTTGAGCCGGGCGACCTGAGGGTCATGCTGTATCAGCAGTTTTATCCTGAAACCCTGGTGCCTCTTGCCCTGCCACTCCTGGAGCAGGAGCCGCTGCTGGACGGTGACGGCTATCCCGGTGACCTCCTCAGTAGCGTGCTGCATCAGAACGCTTCTTTCTGGCGCAATTCACCCGACCTGCTCTCCAGAATAAAAACGGTTGTGGATCAAGCGCTCTCAGAAAACGGATTGTCCGAGTCGGAGCGCGTCAGCATCGAAGCTTTCAAAGCAAAGATGGAGCGACCCTTCGCCGACGTGCTGAAATAA
- a CDS encoding PhzF family phenazine biosynthesis protein, which yields MSAEPVLYRVLAPSPGASGKLVALFRGASGDLQARALTAGAPLSVFIEQADTTAVHLRVFTLEKEKGSSDSAALAALTFLHARSPLFDVVDVTMGGETLPAQLCGGEWLLRQGEVRVQEVEGDLSPLGLSAARIWSAQTQRPNLVVEVADLTALETFSADADAISAVSRATGTTGLVVFCMGGPAREDVSFRAFGPLKGFVEDAASSNMGACLIGVLGHLGRLPADTNLLRAAQRMPGQPARLSVQFATLPGGVEVWVGGSAQPQPSGAQLPVTEPGGGDL from the coding sequence ATGTCCGCCGAGCCCGTCCTCTACCGTGTCCTCGCACCCTCGCCCGGTGCCAGCGGCAAGCTCGTCGCCCTCTTCCGAGGCGCTTCCGGCGACCTCCAGGCCCGTGCGCTTACGGCGGGCGCACCCCTCAGCGTGTTCATAGAGCAGGCCGACACCACAGCCGTTCATCTGCGTGTCTTCACTCTGGAGAAGGAAAAGGGCTCGTCCGACTCTGCGGCGCTGGCGGCCCTGACCTTCCTGCACGCCCGAAGCCCCCTGTTCGACGTGGTGGACGTGACGATGGGCGGCGAGACCCTGCCGGCCCAGCTCTGCGGCGGCGAATGGCTGCTGCGCCAGGGCGAGGTGCGGGTACAGGAGGTGGAGGGCGACCTCTCCCCTCTCGGGCTGAGCGCGGCGCGGATTTGGTCGGCCCAGACCCAGCGGCCCAATCTGGTGGTCGAGGTCGCTGACCTGACCGCGCTGGAGACCTTTTCGGCAGATGCAGACGCTATCTCGGCGGTGAGCCGCGCCACGGGCACCACCGGGCTGGTCGTGTTCTGCATGGGCGGCCCCGCGCGGGAGGACGTCAGCTTCCGGGCCTTCGGGCCGCTCAAGGGCTTTGTGGAGGACGCCGCCAGTTCCAACATGGGCGCCTGCCTGATCGGCGTACTCGGCCACCTGGGTCGCCTGCCCGCCGACACCAACCTGCTGCGCGCCGCCCAGCGGATGCCCGGCCAGCCCGCCCGCCTGAGCGTACAGTTCGCCACGCTGCCAGGAGGGGTCGAGGTCTGGGTCGGCGGATCGGCGCAGCCCCAGCCGTCCGGCGCGCAGCTCCCGGTCACGGAACCGGGGGGCGGCGACCTTTAG